One stretch of Armigeres subalbatus isolate Guangzhou_Male chromosome 2, GZ_Asu_2, whole genome shotgun sequence DNA includes these proteins:
- the LOC134209589 gene encoding uncharacterized protein LOC134209589 yields the protein MSKSRVAPLEDLKKKNRKLSTPRLELSSALLLSHLYEKVSQATQLKIPSFFWTDSNIVKFWIASTPSRWQTFVANRVSEIQHLTKGGLWNHVAGIENPADVLSRGISAAQLEYQSLWFNGPIWLRQEQNFWPVNAEVAVEQLDPATLEERKIVTLPLQAIPLNEIFSLRSSLSSLVRLVAWIRRFHHNARTANRGTRRVGLITSQEYEDAMLHLVRLSQKESFSQELTNLSREIQIKDSSAISPLNPTLQDGILRVGGRL from the coding sequence ATGTCGAAGTCCAGAGTGGCACCCCTGGAAGATTTGAAGAAGAAAAACCGCAAGCTATCTACGCCCCGTCTCGAACTTTCGTCCGCACTGCTCCTCAGTCACCTTTACGAGAAGGTCAGCCAAGCAACCCAACTGAAGATACCGTCGTTTTTCTGGACTGATTCCAATATTGTCAAATTTTGGATTGCGTCGACTCCATCGCGATGGCAAACCTTTGTCGCGAACAGGGTATCCGAGATCCAGCACCTGACGAAAGGTGGTTTATGGAATCATGTCGCAGGAATCGAAAACCCAGCCGATGTTCTTTCGCGTGGCATATCAGCCGCACAATTGGAGTACCAATCACTTTGGTTTAACGGACCCATTTGGTTGCGCCAAGAGCAAAACTTCTGGCCCGTGAACGCTGAAGTTGCCGTTGAACAGCTTGATCCAGCTACCCTCGAAGAACGTAAAATTGTAACGCTACCGCTGCAAGCAATTCCGTTAAATGAAATATTCTCCTTACgctcgtcgttgtcgtcgttaGTAAGGTTGGTAGCTTGGATTCGTCGTTTCCACCACAATGCGCGGACTGCTAACCGAGGCACTAGAAGAGTGGGATTAATCACCTCGCAAGAATATGAAGACGCCATGCTACACCTAGTTCGGCTATCACAAAAGGAAAGTTTTTCGCAAGAGTTAACGAATCTGTCCCGTGAGATTCAAATTAAAGATTCTTCCGCAATATCGCCACTGAATCCCACGCTGCAGGATGGAATACTTCGTGTTGGTGGCCGGCTCTGA
- the LOC134215951 gene encoding uncharacterized protein LOC134215951, producing the protein MALILTTKQSQINLVQIYSVYLIVLAVVNSRISATIIDAKNRDNNVINSKNVHKASVPVSLQPQALNVVSTQLLPIVTSNLKEKLKVFNTNVKTGVNQFNAAISNNVNAAVAHLHSSISNKINAGMGHFKSSVSHKLNLLNEKIHYLQQKSHAPHLESLVKVGKPFVAFPSTKLQSPTYVSYVINPSKTVHKSVGSKRAKPNKYDALMTDLGISGYKHFENAVIRDLEKREEQKVEATIHTLFENPRHVKILPPSLINNLQSSDARDLHKSASTNSYIVNENRKNNTNERQNFNSTIILLNEKNLNFNTTRVVTDTVIPDLKKNRNDPIEITADVISSNNCSSFRRKEKPFVSKTVAHKRNKETDSKKVRSKDISSAILPSTTISPFKNNNKSIIDNRKQGISHISAGVANKQEFPFKRSKLWYKQDRTEQNFETTTDYPFTPTLLPAGIPKRSKKHTSYYSHRLNRKSSDSYRIVANSKKHIDKPKVKHYRGSIKFRDHFQSDGTDF; encoded by the coding sequence ATCTGCTACTATTATTGACGCCAAGAATCGGGATAATAACGTCATTAATTCCAAAAATGTTCATAAAGCATCAGTTCCAGTTTCCTTACAACCGCAAGCATTGAATGTTGTATCAACGCAGCTATTGCCAATTGTCACCAGTAACCTAAAGGAAAAACTGAAAGTGTTCAACACCAATGTGAAAACAGGAGTTAATCAATTCAATGCTGCGATATCTAATAACGTGAATGCCGCCGTGGCACATCTCCATAGCTCaatttccaataaaataaaTGCTGGAATGGGCCATTTTAAAAGCTCAGTATCACATAAACTTAACTTACTTAATGAAAAGATACATTATCTTCAGCAAAAATCACATGCTCCGCATTTAGAATCATTAGTAAAAGTAGGAAAACCGTTTGTTGCTTTTCCATCTACTAAGCTTCAAAGCCCAACATATGTGTCGTACGTAATAAATCCATCGAAAACAGTACATAAATCAGTAGGATCAAAAAGAGCAAAACCTAATAAATATGATGCTTTAATGACAGACTTGGGCATATCAGGGTACAAGCATTTTGAAAATGCTGTTATTCGTGACCTAGAGAAACGTGAAGAACAAAAAGTTGAGGCCACTATACACACATTGTTCGAGAATCCAAGGCATGTTAAAATATTGCCCCCAAGTTTAATAAATAACCTACAATCCTCTGATGCTCGAGATCTTCATAAATCCGCATCTACTAATTCATATATTGTCAACGAAAATAGAAAAAACAATACGAATGAACGGCAAAATTTCAATAGTACCATAATACTtctgaatgaaaaaaatcttaattttAACACAACTAGAGTTGTTACTGACACAGTCATCCCagacttaaaaaaaaaccgaaACGATCCTATTGAAATCACGGCAGACGTGATTTCTTCAAATAACTGCAGCAGCTTCAGAAGAAAAGAGAAGCCGTTCGTATCCAAAACTGTCGCTCATAAGCGAAACAAAGAAACAGATAGTAAAAAAGTTCGAAGTAAAGATATAAGTAGCGCAATTTTGCCATCAACAACAATATCCCCATTTAAGAATAATAATAAGTCAATAATTGACAATAGAAAACAAGGAATATCACATATTAGTGCAGGTGTAGCAAATAAACAAGAATTTCCATTCAAAAGATCCAAATTATGGTATAAACAAGACCGAACCGAGCAAAATTTTGAAACCACTACCGATTACCCTTTTACTCCGACATTATTACCTGCAGGTATACctaaaaggtcaaaaaagcacacTTCTTATTATAGCCACAGATTAAATAGAAAATCATCAGATTCATATCGTATTGTAGCTAACAGTAAAAAGCATATAGATAAACCTAAAGTCAAACACTATCGAGGATCGATTAAGTTTAGGGACCATTTTCAAAGTGACGGGACGGATTTTTAG